Proteins from one Staphylococcus sp. IVB6214 genomic window:
- the deoC gene encoding deoxyribose-phosphate aldolase has translation MNYEKYIDHTLLKPESTRQQIDKIIEEAKEYHFKSVCVNPTHVVYAAEKLADSDVLVCTVIGFPLGASTSEVKACETKDAISKGADEIDMVINIGALKDGRYDDVKADIAAVVEASGDKTVKVIIETVLLTDEEKVKACELSKAAGADFVKTSTGFAGSGATPEDVKLMKDTVGDALEVKASGGVRNLADFQAMLEAGATRVGASAGVQIMQGLEADTDY, from the coding sequence ATGAACTACGAAAAATATATTGATCACACATTATTAAAACCAGAATCAACACGTCAACAAATTGATAAAATTATTGAAGAAGCGAAGGAATATCACTTCAAATCAGTATGTGTCAACCCAACACATGTGGTATATGCAGCAGAGAAATTAGCAGATTCAGATGTACTCGTATGTACAGTCATCGGGTTCCCATTGGGTGCTTCAACATCTGAAGTGAAAGCATGTGAAACGAAAGATGCTATTTCAAAAGGTGCAGATGAAATTGACATGGTGATCAACATCGGCGCATTGAAAGATGGACGTTACGATGATGTAAAAGCAGATATCGCCGCAGTGGTAGAAGCATCTGGCGATAAAACAGTGAAAGTGATTATCGAAACAGTGTTATTAACAGACGAAGAAAAAGTAAAAGCATGTGAATTATCTAAAGCAGCAGGCGCAGACTTCGTGAAGACATCAACAGGTTTCGCAGGCAGTGGCGCAACACCGGAAGATGTGAAGTTGATGAAAGACACAGTCGGTGATGCTCTTGAAGTGAAAGCCTCAGGTGGTGTGCGTAACTTGGCAGACTTCCAAGCGATGTTAGAAGCAGGCGCAACACGTGTAGGCGCAAGTGCAGGCGTACAAATTATGCAAGGATTAGAAGCAGACACGGATTACTAA
- the deoB gene encoding phosphopentomutase, translating to MTAPFQRVHLIVMDSVGIGEAPDAKAFNDEGSHTLKHTLEGFDQKLPNLERLGLGNIDDLPVIGRVDETAAYYTKMSEASVGKDTMTGHWEIMGLNINEPFKVYPNGFPDELVTEIERLTGRKVVANRPASGTQIIDEWGAHQMETGDLIVYTSADPVLQIAAHEDIIPLEELYDICEKVRELTKDPKYLIGRIIARPYVGEPGNFTRTSNRHDYALKPFGRTVMNTLKDTDHDVIAIGKINDIYDGEGVTEAIRTKSNMDGMDQLMNVVKKDFKGLSFLNLVDFDALYGHRRDKPGYAQALKDFDERLPELMDNMREDDLLIITADHGNDPTAEGTDHTREYIPVLFYSPKFKGGAALEGDTTFSSIGATIADNFGVELPEFGRSYLAELK from the coding sequence ATGACAGCACCATTTCAACGTGTTCATTTGATCGTGATGGACTCAGTCGGCATCGGGGAAGCACCTGATGCGAAGGCATTCAACGATGAAGGATCACATACGTTAAAACATACATTAGAAGGCTTCGACCAAAAGCTACCGAACTTGGAACGTCTTGGACTCGGTAATATCGATGACTTACCCGTCATCGGTCGTGTAGACGAGACAGCGGCGTACTATACGAAGATGAGTGAAGCATCTGTTGGGAAAGATACGATGACAGGTCACTGGGAAATCATGGGCTTAAACATTAACGAGCCTTTCAAAGTGTACCCGAACGGCTTCCCAGACGAACTCGTTACGGAAATTGAACGTCTCACTGGACGTAAAGTCGTGGCGAACCGTCCAGCGTCAGGCACACAAATCATCGATGAGTGGGGTGCCCACCAGATGGAGACAGGCGACTTGATCGTCTACACATCTGCGGATCCTGTGCTACAAATCGCGGCACACGAAGATATCATCCCGCTCGAAGAACTGTATGATATCTGCGAGAAAGTCCGCGAGTTAACGAAAGATCCGAAGTACTTGATTGGACGTATTATTGCCCGTCCGTATGTCGGTGAACCGGGCAACTTCACACGTACGAGTAACCGTCACGACTATGCGTTGAAACCGTTCGGTCGTACGGTGATGAATACATTGAAGGATACCGATCATGATGTCATTGCGATTGGTAAGATCAATGACATCTATGACGGTGAAGGTGTGACGGAAGCGATTCGTACGAAGAGTAACATGGACGGTATGGATCAGCTGATGAACGTTGTGAAGAAGGATTTCAAAGGCTTGAGTTTCTTGAACTTGGTAGACTTTGATGCGCTCTACGGTCACCGTAGAGACAAGCCAGGCTATGCGCAAGCGTTGAAGGATTTCGACGAACGTTTGCCTGAACTGATGGACAACATGCGTGAAGACGACTTGTTGATCATTACCGCTGACCATGGTAATGACCCGACAGCGGAGGGTACAGACCATACACGTGAATATATTCCGGTATTGTTTTACAGTCCGAAGTTTAAAGGTGGCGCAGCGCTTGAAGGCGACACAACGTTCAGTTCAATCGGCGCGACGATTGCTGATAACTTCGGTGTTGAATTACCAGAATTTGGACGCAGTTATTTAGCTGAATTGAAATAA
- a CDS encoding NAD-dependent protein deacylase — protein MDNIIRQLKEIVDASERIVFFTGAGVSVASGIPDFRSAGGLYDAIEQKGASPEYLLSHDYLKADPVGFMEFCHQYLLFADKKPNPVHEWMAHLEATGRSLGVITQNIDGLHSDAGSQKVDELHGTLNRFYCIQDNHSYTKSEVINQHLLRCPESNGPIRPDIVLYGEMLNEQTIFSALNKLQKADTLIVLGSSLLVQPASGIISNFTGQNLVIINRDPTPFDRDAQLVIHDDMVSVIKQLQNYQ, from the coding sequence ATGGATAATATAATCAGACAGCTAAAAGAAATTGTAGACGCTTCTGAACGGATTGTATTCTTTACAGGAGCTGGCGTCTCTGTCGCAAGTGGCATTCCTGACTTTCGATCAGCAGGTGGTTTGTATGATGCAATTGAACAAAAAGGGGCATCACCGGAGTATTTGTTGAGCCATGATTATTTAAAGGCAGATCCTGTTGGTTTTATGGAATTTTGTCATCAATACTTACTCTTTGCGGACAAAAAACCAAATCCTGTACACGAATGGATGGCACACCTTGAAGCAACAGGACGCTCACTTGGCGTTATTACGCAAAATATCGATGGTTTACACTCAGATGCAGGTAGTCAAAAGGTCGATGAACTGCATGGGACATTGAACCGTTTCTACTGTATACAAGATAATCATTCGTATACAAAGTCTGAAGTTATCAATCAGCATTTACTGCGTTGTCCAGAGTCCAATGGCCCTATTCGTCCGGACATTGTTCTATATGGTGAGATGCTGAACGAACAAACCATTTTCAGTGCATTGAACAAGTTACAAAAAGCTGACACACTCATCGTGTTAGGTTCTTCACTGCTTGTACAGCCAGCTTCTGGTATCATCTCAAACTTTACTGGTCAGAATCTCGTCATCATCAACCGAGATCCAACACCTTTCGATCGCGACGCACAACTCGTCATTCACGATGATATGGTCTCTGTCATCAAACAACTACAAAACTATCAATAA
- a CDS encoding alpha/beta hydrolase codes for MTYTTHSNITQTWDKVFPKSDKVTHSKVTFPNRFGITLVADLYLPKNTGNEQLPALAVSGPFGAVKEQSSGLYAQQMAEKGYLTIAFDPSYTGESSGAPRYMASPDINTEDFQAAVDFLSNYHLVDKERIGLIGICGWGGLSLNAAAIDTRVKATVATTMYDMSRVNAKGYYDSEDSAEQRLDKKKHLNAQRTQDFASQDPELGGGVVDPLPDDAPQFVKDYYAYYKQPRGYHARSLNSNRGWSITMPLSFINTPLLHYIEELESAVLLIHGDAAHSFYFSEDTYKRLKGNNKSFHKIPGASHVDLYDRLDIIPFDTIDEFFQKHLK; via the coding sequence ATGACATACACAACACATTCAAATATCACACAGACTTGGGACAAAGTATTTCCAAAAAGCGATAAAGTGACCCATTCAAAAGTCACATTTCCAAACCGCTTCGGCATTACACTCGTTGCGGATTTGTACCTTCCTAAAAATACTGGTAACGAACAATTGCCTGCACTTGCAGTAAGTGGCCCATTCGGTGCAGTCAAGGAGCAATCTTCTGGGTTATATGCTCAACAAATGGCCGAGAAAGGATATCTCACGATTGCCTTTGACCCATCTTATACGGGGGAAAGTAGTGGTGCACCACGTTATATGGCTTCACCAGACATCAACACAGAAGACTTTCAAGCTGCCGTTGACTTCCTAAGCAACTATCACCTTGTCGACAAAGAACGCATCGGACTGATTGGCATATGTGGTTGGGGTGGCCTATCATTGAACGCCGCAGCAATTGATACACGTGTCAAAGCAACCGTTGCGACAACAATGTACGATATGAGCCGAGTGAATGCGAAAGGCTACTATGACTCAGAAGATAGCGCTGAGCAACGTTTAGACAAGAAAAAACACCTGAACGCGCAGCGTACACAAGACTTTGCCTCTCAAGATCCCGAACTTGGCGGTGGTGTTGTTGATCCGTTACCGGACGATGCGCCACAGTTCGTGAAAGATTACTACGCTTACTACAAGCAACCACGTGGCTATCACGCACGTTCACTGAACTCAAATAGAGGTTGGTCTATCACAATGCCGCTTTCATTTATTAATACACCTTTATTGCACTATATAGAAGAATTAGAGAGTGCCGTACTACTTATTCACGGTGACGCTGCACACTCTTTCTATTTCAGTGAAGATACTTATAAACGTCTGAAAGGTAACAACAAATCATTCCATAAGATTCCAGGTGCTTCTCATGTTGACTTGTACGATCGTCTCGATATCATTCCATTCGATACGATTGATGAATTCTTCCAAAAACACTTAAAATAA
- a CDS encoding sugar O-acetyltransferase codes for MVHYLWDDILIDTPIHVDNPLFTKIHEVVDENAPHVMQLNTQLHSEDEKRNRLEEITGHPIDSSVHINLPFNTDFGKHISIGKHVFINSNVMFTDLGGITLEDHVLIGPRVNLITVNHDIDPQTRRSLILKPITIKRNAWIGAAATILPGVTIGENAVVGANALVTKDVPPNTIVGGNPARILNTIESS; via the coding sequence ATGGTTCATTATTTGTGGGACGACATACTCATCGATACTCCGATACATGTCGACAATCCACTTTTTACAAAAATTCATGAAGTCGTTGATGAGAATGCACCACACGTCATGCAATTGAACACACAACTACATTCAGAAGATGAGAAGCGCAACAGACTTGAAGAGATAACGGGACATCCCATCGATTCTTCAGTTCATATCAACTTGCCTTTCAATACAGACTTTGGCAAACATATCTCAATCGGCAAACATGTGTTCATCAACAGTAATGTCATGTTTACAGATCTCGGTGGTATTACTCTAGAAGATCACGTATTGATTGGTCCTCGTGTCAACTTGATAACGGTCAATCATGATATCGATCCACAAACAAGGCGATCGCTCATCTTGAAACCCATTACGATCAAGCGCAATGCATGGATTGGGGCTGCTGCAACCATTTTACCCGGTGTAACGATTGGTGAAAATGCAGTCGTTGGTGCCAATGCTTTAGTCACAAAAGATGTGCCGCCTAACACCATCGTTGGTGGCAATCCTGCACGTATACTCAACACTATTGAATCATCATAG
- a CDS encoding LysR family transcriptional regulator produces the protein MENRVLRYFLTVVSEGNISAAAQLLHVTQPTLSRQLKGLEEELGVILFKRKGKHMTLTQEGRYLAEQAKNILNLVDATTSNLAKSHDMYGNVTIGLAESRAVISIAKAIKEVQETYANTRFHIQSGNAQQVLEQLDSGLLDYGVIVEPINKVEYETLSLNDEDIWGVLTQKNGPFAHCTRVTAEQLIGIPLIVSAQQGTTRMLANQLELDEASLDIVAQYNLLYNASLLVQENVGHAVTLDGIINTTGTELIFLPLEPKITSKLSIIWKRGKPLSNSAQFFLEKLKSILQENSDRV, from the coding sequence ATGGAAAATAGAGTCTTACGTTATTTTTTAACCGTTGTATCAGAAGGGAATATCAGTGCAGCTGCACAGTTATTACATGTCACCCAACCAACGTTGTCTCGTCAACTGAAAGGATTAGAAGAAGAATTAGGTGTCATATTGTTCAAGAGAAAAGGAAAACATATGACATTAACACAAGAAGGACGTTATCTAGCGGAACAAGCGAAGAATATTTTAAACCTTGTTGATGCGACAACATCAAACTTAGCCAAAAGCCATGATATGTATGGAAATGTCACGATTGGATTAGCAGAATCTCGAGCGGTTATTTCAATTGCCAAAGCGATAAAAGAGGTTCAAGAAACGTATGCGAACACACGATTTCATATACAGAGTGGCAACGCACAACAAGTATTAGAACAGTTAGACAGTGGTTTGTTAGATTACGGTGTGATAGTGGAACCCATTAACAAAGTGGAGTATGAAACCCTGTCATTGAATGACGAAGATATATGGGGGGTGTTAACACAGAAAAATGGACCGTTCGCACATTGTACGCGTGTCACTGCGGAACAATTAATTGGGATACCTTTGATCGTATCGGCACAACAAGGAACAACGCGGATGCTTGCAAACCAACTAGAACTGGATGAAGCATCGTTAGATATTGTAGCGCAATATAACTTGCTATATAATGCATCGCTACTCGTACAGGAAAATGTTGGACATGCAGTGACACTAGATGGAATTATCAATACAACCGGTACCGAATTGATATTTCTTCCGCTTGAACCTAAGATAACATCCAAATTGAGTATCATTTGGAAACGCGGCAAACCTTTATCGAACAGTGCTCAATTCTTTTTAGAAAAACTGAAAAGCATTCTTCAAGAGAATTCAGATAGAGTATAA
- a CDS encoding KxYKxGKxW signal peptide domain-containing protein, which translates to MTRKMREFKKCLSEEKARVRLYKSGKNWVKAGIREFQLLKMLGLSLLTDTVEKTNDDTATIGSRIKDNALKTTAISGGLFTFNMLHDQHALAASETPIASEITVHSQTIGDQTSVAIDQ; encoded by the coding sequence ATGACGAGAAAAATGAGAGAATTCAAAAAATGTCTCAGTGAAGAAAAAGCCAGAGTGCGTTTGTATAAGTCTGGTAAAAACTGGGTCAAAGCAGGTATTAGAGAATTTCAGTTGCTAAAGATGCTAGGCTTGTCGTTGTTAACTGATACGGTTGAGAAAACAAATGACGATACAGCAACGATCGGTAGCCGAATCAAAGACAATGCGTTGAAAACCACTGCCATATCGGGTGGTTTATTTACTTTCAACATGTTGCACGATCAACATGCTTTAGCAGCTTCAGAAACGCCCATCGCATCGGAAATTACAGTACATAGTCAAACCATTGGAGATCAAACTTCAGTGGCAATTGATCAATAG